From the genome of Triticum aestivum cultivar Chinese Spring chromosome 3B, IWGSC CS RefSeq v2.1, whole genome shotgun sequence, one region includes:
- the LOC123069319 gene encoding 3-methyl-2-oxobutanoate hydroxymethyltransferase 1, mitochondrial, whose protein sequence is MATGHAFRRLARRMLSNVPESTVYGGPRPQEAAAARRVTVTTLRGKHRRGEPITVVTAYDYPSAVHVDSAGIDVCLVGDSAAMVVHGHDTTLPISLDVMLEHCRAVARGASRPLLVGDLSFGCYESSSTQAVDSAVRVLKEGGMDAIKLEGGAPSRISAAKAIVEAGIAVMGHVGLTPQAISVLGGFRPQGKTVDSAIKVVETALALQEAGCFSVVLECVPAPVAAAATSALKIPTIGIGAGPFCSGQVLVYHDLLGMMQHPHHAKVTPKFCKQFGNVGSVINKALSDYKQEVETRSFPGPSHTPYKITATDVDGFANALQKMGLGEAADAAAAAAENSENDGKPSENS, encoded by the exons ATGGCGACGGGGCACGCCTTCCGGCGCCTGGCGCGGCGGATGCTGAGCAACGTGCCGGAGTCGACCGTCTATGGGGGCCCGCGgccgcaggaggcggcggcggcgcggcgcgtgaCGGTGACGACCCTCCGCGGGAAGCACCGCCGGGGGGAGCCCATCACCGTTGTCACCGCCTACGACTACCCCTCCGCCGTCCACGTCGACTCCGCGGGGATCGACGTCTGCCTCGTCGGCGACTCCGCCGCCATGGTCGTTCACGGCCACGACACCACTCTCCCCATCTCCCTCGACGTCATGCTCGAGCACTGCCGCGCCGTGGCGCGAGGCGCCTCGCGGCCGCTCCTCGTCGGCGACCTCTCCTTCGGTTGCTACGAGTCCTCTTCCACGCAG GCTGTTGACTCTGCGGTGAGGGTGTTAAAAGAAGGTGGAATGGATGCAATCAAATTGGAAGGAGGAGCTCCATCTAGGATCAGTGCAGCTAAGGCTATTGTGGAGGCTGGAATTGCTGTCATGGGTCACGTTGGGCTTACGCCGCAGGCTATTAGTGTACTTGGTGGGTTTCGACCACAGGGGAAGACAGTTGATAGTGCTATAAAG GTTGTAGAGACAGCACTCGCGTTGCAAGAGGCTGGTTGCTTCTCGGTTGTGTTGGAGTGTGTGCCAGCTCCGGTGGCAGCAGCTGCAACATCAGCATTGAAAATCCCAACCATTGGCATCGGTGCTGGGCCATTCTGCAGTGGGCAG GTCTTGGTGTACCATGACTTGTTAGGGATGATGCAGCATCCACACCATGCCAAG GTGACACCAAAGTTCTGCAAGCAATTCGGCAACGTCGGCAGTGTCATTAACAAGGCGCTATCAGATTACAAGCAAGAAGTGGAGACACGGTCTTTCCCTGGCCCCAGTCACACCCCGTATAAAATCACCGCAACAGATGTTGATGGCTTTGCCAATGCGCTACAGAAGATGGGTTTGGGTGAGGCTGCGGACGCTGCGGCTGCCGCTGCTGAGAACTCAGAAAATGATGGAAAACCGAGCGAAAACAGTTGA